One stretch of Streptomyces peucetius DNA includes these proteins:
- a CDS encoding ABC transporter permease: MLLPVNLTLGAVLAVLLAAAATVAALAHLGRSREIVVAGVRAAVQLAAVSAVIGWVVRSVPLLLAFLVLMYAVAVRTAGRRITANGTWWWAGLPIAAGVLPVVTALLLTGLVPVKGITLIPVTGILIGGALTVTAVGGRRALDELEQRRGEVEAGLALGLADRDARLEVARKPASDAMLPGLDQTRTVGLVTLPGAFVGMLLGGASPVEAGAVQLFVLVALMAVQAVAVSLVLELVARGRLHRSSRDQGP, translated from the coding sequence GTGCTCCTGCCGGTCAACCTCACCCTCGGGGCCGTACTGGCCGTCCTGCTGGCCGCCGCGGCGACCGTGGCGGCTCTTGCCCACCTCGGGCGTTCGCGCGAGATCGTCGTCGCGGGCGTGCGCGCCGCGGTCCAACTCGCCGCCGTCTCCGCGGTGATCGGCTGGGTCGTCCGCTCCGTACCGCTGCTGCTCGCCTTCCTCGTCCTCATGTACGCGGTCGCCGTCCGGACCGCCGGCCGGCGCATCACCGCCAACGGCACCTGGTGGTGGGCCGGACTGCCGATCGCCGCGGGCGTGCTGCCCGTCGTGACCGCGTTGCTGCTCACCGGACTCGTACCGGTGAAGGGCATCACGCTCATCCCCGTGACCGGCATCCTCATCGGCGGGGCCCTGACCGTGACGGCGGTCGGCGGCCGGCGGGCGCTGGACGAGCTGGAGCAGCGCCGCGGCGAGGTGGAGGCGGGCCTGGCCCTCGGACTCGCCGACCGCGACGCCCGCCTGGAGGTCGCCCGGAAGCCCGCCTCCGACGCGATGCTCCCCGGCCTCGACCAGACCAGGACCGTGGGCCTCGTCACTCTTCCGGGCGCGTTCGTCGGCATGCTCCTGGGCGGCGCGTCACCGGTGGAGGCGGGCGCCGTCCAGCTGTTCGTGCTGGTCGCGCTGATGGCGGTGCAGGCGGTCGCCGTGTCGCTGGTCCTGGAGCTGGTGGCGAGGGGACGTCTGCACCGTTCGTCCCGGGACCAAGGGCCCTGA
- a CDS encoding HNH endonuclease family protein produces the protein MSGVYARRSRGAGAGSGSAARRIGVLAAASALATTGLLATAPTAQAAPPTPVSASTARSYLSQLTVSAEGSSSGYSRDLFPHWITQSGSCNTREVVLERDGTNVVQSSTCAATSGRWYSPYDGATWYAASDVDIDHIVPLAEAWRSGASSWTTSKRQQFANDLTRPQLIAVTDNVNQSKGDQDPAEWMPPRSSYHCFYARMWVHTKYYWKLKVDSAEKSALQSVLNGC, from the coding sequence ATGTCAGGTGTCTACGCGCGTCGAAGCCGCGGCGCCGGTGCCGGTTCCGGTTCCGCCGCCCGCCGAATAGGCGTGCTCGCCGCCGCCTCGGCCCTCGCCACGACCGGCCTGCTGGCCACCGCCCCCACCGCGCAGGCCGCACCGCCCACCCCCGTCAGTGCCTCCACCGCCCGCAGCTACCTCAGCCAGCTGACCGTGTCGGCGGAGGGCTCCTCCTCCGGCTACAGCCGTGACCTCTTCCCGCACTGGATCACCCAGTCGGGCTCCTGCAACACCCGCGAGGTCGTCCTCGAGCGCGACGGCACGAACGTCGTCCAGAGCTCCACCTGCGCGGCGACCAGCGGCCGTTGGTACTCCCCCTACGACGGCGCCACCTGGTACGCGGCCTCCGACGTCGACATCGACCACATCGTCCCGCTGGCGGAGGCCTGGCGCTCCGGCGCGAGCAGCTGGACCACGTCCAAGCGCCAGCAGTTCGCCAACGACCTGACCCGCCCTCAGCTCATCGCCGTCACGGACAACGTCAACCAGTCCAAGGGCGACCAGGACCCGGCGGAGTGGATGCCGCCGCGGAGCTCGTACCACTGCTTCTACGCGCGGATGTGGGTGCACACGAAGTACTACTGGAAGCTGAAGGTCGACTCGGCGGAGAAGAGTGCGCTGCAGTCGGTCCTGAACGGCTGCTGA
- a CDS encoding alkaline phosphatase D family protein, which produces MTRLRLGPLLRHVDWETGTAATVWVEADRACTAEVRCDQGGSGSARTFLIAGHHYALVPVTGLTPGSSTAYEVLLDGERVWPPEDSALPPSTIRTPAPAPDADTVRVTFGSCRWAARPARGHDPVGPDALDTLAVRLAAAPEGERPDVLLLLGDQVYADETSDATGARLAARRDLDVPPGSGVADYEEYTWLYDESWRDPDVRWLLSTVPSCMIFDDHDVIDDWNTSTAWLADMRATPWWQERIVSALMSYWVYQHLGNLSPTELAADPLYEAVRSVPDGTAILRAFAEKADRDATSVRWSYRRDFGRTRLLMIDTRAARVLDEQSRSMLDPGEAQWLREQALDAPGSFDHLLIGTSLPWLLPPLVHHAEAWNAALCRGARGERWARFGEQLRRHADLEHWSAFPSSFERLTRLITKVGSGPDAPATVCVLSGDVHHAYVAEPDWVHGPDRPDSVARPDARVLQLTCSPVHNSIPRPVRLGFRFGWSGVGRRLGRVFARHGRTGMPLVRWRRTGGPWFGNQLMTLTLRGRSASLRLEQARAERGDGSRGRLTTLFERPLTETDGTQTTDRPTDGS; this is translated from the coding sequence ATGACCCGGCTGCGCCTGGGACCACTGCTGCGGCACGTCGACTGGGAGACGGGGACCGCCGCGACCGTCTGGGTCGAGGCCGACCGCGCCTGCACCGCCGAGGTCCGCTGCGACCAGGGCGGATCGGGCTCGGCGCGCACGTTCCTGATCGCCGGGCACCACTACGCCCTGGTCCCGGTGACGGGCCTGACACCGGGCTCCTCGACCGCGTACGAGGTGCTGCTCGACGGCGAGCGCGTCTGGCCGCCGGAGGACTCCGCGCTCCCGCCGAGCACGATCCGCACCCCGGCCCCGGCCCCGGACGCTGACACCGTGCGCGTCACCTTCGGCTCCTGCCGCTGGGCGGCACGCCCCGCCCGCGGGCACGACCCGGTGGGACCGGACGCCCTCGACACGCTCGCGGTACGTCTCGCCGCCGCGCCGGAGGGCGAGCGCCCGGACGTGCTGCTCCTGCTCGGCGACCAGGTGTACGCGGACGAGACGTCCGACGCGACCGGCGCCCGGCTGGCCGCCCGGCGCGACCTCGACGTGCCGCCGGGCAGCGGGGTGGCCGACTACGAGGAGTACACCTGGCTGTACGACGAGTCCTGGCGCGACCCGGACGTCCGCTGGCTGCTCTCCACCGTGCCCAGCTGCATGATCTTCGACGACCACGACGTCATCGACGACTGGAACACCAGCACGGCGTGGCTCGCCGACATGCGGGCGACTCCTTGGTGGCAGGAACGGATCGTCAGCGCGCTGATGTCGTACTGGGTGTATCAGCACCTGGGCAACCTCTCCCCGACCGAGCTCGCGGCCGACCCGCTGTACGAGGCGGTGCGGTCGGTGCCGGACGGCACCGCGATCCTGCGGGCCTTCGCGGAGAAGGCCGACCGTGACGCGACCTCCGTGCGCTGGAGCTACCGCCGTGACTTCGGCCGCACCCGGCTGCTGATGATCGACACCAGGGCCGCCCGGGTGCTGGACGAGCAGAGCAGGTCGATGCTCGACCCGGGCGAGGCCCAGTGGCTGCGAGAACAGGCGCTGGACGCACCGGGCTCGTTCGACCATCTCCTCATCGGCACCTCGCTGCCCTGGCTGCTGCCGCCCCTGGTGCACCATGCGGAGGCCTGGAACGCGGCCCTGTGCCGCGGCGCGAGGGGCGAGCGGTGGGCGCGCTTCGGCGAGCAGCTGCGCCGCCATGCGGATCTGGAGCACTGGTCGGCGTTCCCGTCCTCCTTCGAGAGACTGACGCGGCTGATCACGAAGGTGGGCAGCGGCCCCGACGCGCCGGCGACGGTGTGCGTGCTGTCGGGCGACGTCCATCACGCGTACGTGGCGGAGCCGGACTGGGTGCACGGGCCCGATCGCCCCGATTCCGTGGCCCGGCCGGACGCGCGAGTGCTCCAGCTGACGTGCTCGCCCGTGCACAACTCCATCCCCCGCCCGGTGAGGCTCGGCTTCCGGTTCGGCTGGAGCGGTGTGGGGCGGCGCCTCGGGCGCGTCTTCGCCCGGCACGGGCGCACCGGCATGCCTCTCGTGCGCTGGCGCCGTACGGGCGGGCCGTGGTTCGGCAACCAGCTGATGACGCTGACGCTGCGCGGGCGTTCGGCGTCACTGCGTCTGGAGCAGGCACGCGCGGAGCGCGGGGACGGCAGCCGCGGCCGGCTGACGACTCTCTTCGAACGCCCGCTGACGGAGACGGACGGCACCCAGACGACAGACCGGCCGACGGACGGCTCCTGA
- a CDS encoding DoxX family protein — protein MATPTLPTRLNQAQPYALGLFRAVVGLLFLCHGAASLFGVLGGAMGGGTVPAGTWPGWYAAVIQLVAGALVMLGLGTRSAAFVASGSMAYAYFKVHQPESLFPLQNGGEASAMFCWAFLLLVFTGPGALALDRLLTPRGAGRPAEQSEERATAAA, from the coding sequence GTGGCCACCCCCACCCTTCCGACCCGCCTGAACCAGGCCCAGCCGTATGCGCTCGGCCTGTTCCGTGCCGTCGTCGGCCTGCTGTTCCTCTGCCACGGAGCCGCGTCCCTGTTCGGCGTCCTCGGCGGCGCCATGGGCGGCGGCACCGTACCGGCCGGCACGTGGCCCGGCTGGTACGCCGCGGTGATCCAGCTGGTCGCCGGCGCCCTGGTGATGCTCGGCCTCGGCACCCGCAGCGCGGCGTTCGTCGCCTCGGGTTCGATGGCGTACGCGTACTTCAAGGTGCACCAGCCCGAGTCGCTGTTCCCGCTCCAGAACGGCGGCGAGGCGTCGGCGATGTTCTGCTGGGCGTTCCTGCTGCTGGTCTTCACCGGCCCCGGCGCCCTGGCGCTGGACCGGCTGCTGACGCCGCGCGGCGCGGGCCGCCCGGCCGAGCAGTCCGAGGAGCGGGCGACCGCCGCCGCCTGA
- a CDS encoding DedA family protein: MLESIGSLTGSPWIYAVVALSVLLDVFLPVLPSGVLVITAATAAAAGSTAEAAGTAAVAGAAGQVPREVPSLLVLVLCAATASVLGDLVAYRLAWRGGDRLDRAIARSRRLTRAQERLGAALSRGGGALVVIARFAPAGRSVVSLGAGAAHRKVKDFLPWSALAGVAWAGYAVGLGWFGGQWLGASWTGAAVSVLALFGAGSLAAYVMRRPADAPAPEPAA; encoded by the coding sequence GTGCTCGAGAGTATTGGGTCGCTGACCGGCAGCCCATGGATCTACGCCGTCGTGGCGTTGTCCGTGCTCCTCGACGTCTTCCTGCCGGTACTGCCCAGCGGAGTGCTGGTGATCACCGCCGCCACGGCGGCCGCCGCCGGATCGACCGCCGAGGCGGCAGGCACCGCCGCGGTCGCGGGTGCGGCCGGCCAGGTGCCGCGCGAGGTCCCCTCGCTGCTCGTCCTGGTGCTGTGCGCGGCGACCGCCTCCGTGCTCGGCGATCTCGTCGCCTACCGGCTCGCCTGGCGGGGTGGGGACCGGCTCGACCGCGCCATCGCCCGCTCACGCCGGCTGACCCGGGCGCAGGAACGTCTCGGCGCCGCCCTCAGCCGCGGCGGCGGCGCCCTGGTCGTCATCGCACGCTTCGCGCCGGCCGGCCGTTCCGTCGTCTCCCTGGGCGCGGGCGCCGCGCACCGCAAGGTGAAGGACTTTCTGCCGTGGTCGGCCCTGGCCGGTGTCGCCTGGGCCGGATACGCCGTCGGGCTCGGCTGGTTCGGCGGGCAGTGGCTCGGCGCGAGCTGGACGGGCGCGGCCGTCTCCGTGCTCGCGCTGTTCGGTGCGGGGTCCCTCGCCGCCTATGTCATGCGGCGTCCGGCCGATGCACCGGCTCCCGAGCCGGCCGCTTGA
- a CDS encoding DUF2277 domain-containing protein, with amino-acid sequence MCRSIKTLRPPVLPEEATEEDVRAAALQYVRKVSGFRAPAAHNREVFEQAVDEIAEATRRLLDGLEVRGSGGRSGQAARPGEARQAAAPDAVKRPAREPVHRPDAA; translated from the coding sequence ATGTGCCGCAGCATCAAGACTCTCCGTCCACCCGTCCTTCCCGAAGAGGCCACGGAGGAGGACGTCCGGGCCGCCGCCCTGCAGTACGTGCGCAAGGTCTCGGGCTTCCGCGCCCCCGCCGCGCACAACCGCGAGGTCTTCGAGCAGGCCGTCGACGAGATCGCGGAGGCGACCCGCAGACTCCTCGACGGACTCGAGGTGCGCGGCTCGGGCGGGCGCTCCGGGCAGGCCGCCCGCCCCGGCGAGGCGCGGCAGGCCGCCGCCCCGGACGCCGTCAAGCGGCCGGCTCGGGAGCCGGTGCATCGGCCGGACGCCGCATGA
- the cbiE gene encoding precorrin-6y C5,15-methyltransferase (decarboxylating) subunit CbiE yields MTRAPRSPAVTVVGIGADGWPGLSPGAQDALRDADAVIGAARQLELLPAGCPAERVTWPSPLRPAVAGLLAAHEGRRLAVLASGDPMFYGIGRALAEELGPDSLRVLPHPSSVSYACARLGWPVEDTATVTLVGRPAGQLTAALHDGRRLLVLSAGADTPAEVAALLRDRGFGPTRMRVLEQLGAPAERAVDGHAATWTAPPGDPLNVIALECRRDEGALRLSGVPGLPDEAYEHDGQLTKRHVRAATLAALAPAPGELLWDIGGGSGSVAVEWMRTHPSCRAVTVERDPARAARIARNADTLGVPALRVVTGAAPNALTGLPTPDAVFIGGGLTAPGLLDACWDALPAGGRLVANTVTLESEALLARRYARHGGELVRLAVSHAVPVGGFTGWRQAMPVTQWSVTKAGEPT; encoded by the coding sequence GTGACCCGCGCACCACGCTCACCAGCAGTAACCGTCGTCGGGATCGGCGCGGACGGCTGGCCCGGACTGTCTCCCGGCGCGCAGGACGCGCTGCGGGACGCGGACGCCGTCATCGGCGCCGCCCGGCAGTTGGAGCTGCTGCCCGCCGGCTGCCCCGCCGAGCGCGTGACCTGGCCCAGCCCGCTGCGCCCCGCCGTCGCCGGCCTGCTCGCCGCGCACGAGGGCCGCAGGCTCGCGGTACTGGCCAGCGGCGACCCGATGTTCTACGGCATCGGCCGGGCGCTGGCCGAGGAACTCGGCCCGGACTCCCTCCGCGTCCTCCCGCACCCTTCCTCCGTCTCGTACGCCTGCGCCCGGCTCGGCTGGCCCGTCGAGGACACCGCGACGGTCACGCTCGTCGGCCGCCCCGCCGGGCAGTTGACCGCCGCGCTGCACGACGGCCGCCGGCTGCTGGTGCTCAGCGCCGGCGCGGACACGCCCGCCGAGGTGGCGGCACTGCTGCGGGACCGCGGCTTCGGCCCGACCCGGATGCGCGTCCTCGAACAACTCGGCGCGCCCGCCGAACGCGCCGTGGACGGCCACGCGGCGACATGGACCGCGCCGCCCGGCGACCCGCTGAACGTCATCGCCCTCGAATGCCGCCGCGACGAAGGCGCGTTGCGGCTGTCCGGCGTACCCGGACTGCCCGACGAGGCGTACGAGCACGACGGGCAGCTCACCAAGCGTCACGTCCGGGCCGCGACGCTCGCCGCGCTCGCCCCTGCCCCCGGCGAACTGCTGTGGGACATCGGCGGCGGCTCCGGCTCCGTCGCCGTCGAGTGGATGCGCACCCACCCCTCCTGCCGGGCCGTCACCGTCGAACGCGACCCGGCGAGGGCCGCGCGCATCGCCCGCAACGCCGACACCCTGGGCGTCCCCGCGCTGCGTGTCGTCACCGGCGCGGCGCCAAACGCGCTGACCGGCCTGCCCACGCCCGACGCGGTGTTCATCGGCGGTGGGCTCACCGCACCGGGGCTGCTGGACGCCTGCTGGGACGCGCTGCCGGCCGGGGGCCGTCTCGTCGCCAACACGGTCACCCTCGAGTCCGAGGCGCTGCTGGCCCGCCGGTACGCACGCCACGGCGGCGAACTCGTCCGCCTGGCCGTCTCGCACGCCGTGCCCGTCGGCGGCTTCACCGGCTGGCGCCAGGCCATGCCCGTCACCCAATGGTCCGTCACCAAAGCAGGAGAGCCCACATGA
- the cobM gene encoding precorrin-4 C(11)-methyltransferase, with amino-acid sequence MTVYFIGAGPGAADLITVRGARTLASCGVCLYAGSLVPRELLAECPPDARLVDTARLDLDAITAEVVRAHEEGHDVARLHSGDPSVFSAVAEQMRRLDAAGVPYEIVPGVPAFAAAAAALKRELTVPTVGQTVILTRIAQQATPMPDGEDLATLGRSGALLVLHLGARYVDRIVSELVPHYGADCPAAVVAMASRPDELVLRGTLEDIAAQVKSAGITRTAVILVGRVLAATGFRDSHLYSPERDRHECA; translated from the coding sequence ATGACCGTGTACTTCATCGGGGCGGGCCCCGGCGCCGCCGACCTGATCACCGTCCGCGGGGCGCGCACCCTCGCGTCGTGCGGCGTCTGCCTCTACGCCGGCTCCCTCGTCCCGCGCGAACTCCTCGCCGAGTGCCCGCCGGACGCCCGCCTGGTCGACACCGCCCGGCTCGACCTGGACGCCATCACCGCGGAGGTCGTCCGCGCCCACGAGGAGGGCCACGACGTGGCCCGGCTGCACTCGGGCGACCCGTCGGTCTTCAGCGCCGTCGCCGAGCAGATGCGGCGCCTGGACGCGGCGGGCGTGCCGTACGAGATCGTGCCGGGCGTCCCGGCCTTCGCGGCGGCGGCAGCGGCGCTCAAGCGGGAGCTCACGGTCCCGACCGTCGGCCAGACCGTGATCCTCACCCGCATCGCCCAGCAGGCCACGCCCATGCCGGACGGCGAGGACCTGGCCACCCTCGGCCGCAGCGGCGCGCTCCTCGTCCTCCACCTCGGCGCGCGCTACGTCGACCGGATCGTGTCCGAGCTCGTCCCCCACTACGGCGCCGACTGCCCGGCCGCCGTGGTGGCGATGGCCAGCCGCCCGGACGAGCTCGTCCTGCGCGGAACCCTCGAGGACATCGCGGCCCAGGTGAAGTCGGCGGGCATCACCCGCACCGCGGTCATCCTCGTCGGCCGCGTCCTGGCGGCGACCGGCTTCCGCGACAGCCACCTCTACTCCCCGGAACGCGACCGCCACGAGTGCGCCTGA
- a CDS encoding cobalt-precorrin-5B (C(1))-methyltransferase yields the protein MSSGTGGGRDAQLKHTGLRPGWTTGACATAATTAAYTALLTGDFPDPVTITLPKGQTPAFALAAESLTGGSAMAGVVKDAGDDPDVTHGALVRATVRPLPAGSGVVFRAGPGVGTVTRPGLPLDVGEPAINPVPRQMMRDHVAAVAARHGGGSDVEITVSVDHGEEIARSTWNPRLGILGGLSVLGTTGIVVPYSCSAWIDSIRRGVDVARAAGRTHLAGCTGSTSEKTVVALYGLPEDALLDMGDFAGAVLKYVRRHPVERLTVCGGFAKLSKLAAGHLDLHSGRSQVDKSFLAELARQGGADEALAAEVAVANTGLAALQMCRAAGVPLGDLVAAAARDQALAVLRGAPVAVDVVCIDRGGTVVGQAEPRGA from the coding sequence ATGAGCTCGGGAACAGGTGGCGGGCGTGACGCCCAACTCAAGCACACCGGTCTGCGGCCCGGCTGGACCACCGGTGCCTGCGCGACGGCGGCGACGACCGCGGCGTACACGGCGCTGCTGACCGGCGACTTCCCCGACCCGGTGACGATCACCCTGCCCAAGGGGCAGACCCCGGCCTTCGCGCTGGCCGCCGAGTCCCTGACCGGCGGCTCCGCCATGGCCGGCGTCGTCAAGGACGCCGGCGACGACCCGGACGTCACCCACGGCGCGCTGGTCCGCGCGACGGTACGGCCGCTGCCGGCCGGGTCCGGCGTCGTCTTCCGCGCGGGGCCGGGGGTCGGCACGGTCACCCGGCCCGGGCTGCCCCTCGACGTCGGCGAGCCCGCGATCAACCCCGTACCGCGGCAGATGATGCGTGACCACGTGGCCGCCGTCGCCGCGCGGCACGGCGGTGGCTCGGACGTCGAGATCACCGTCTCCGTCGACCACGGCGAGGAGATCGCCCGCTCCACGTGGAACCCCCGGCTCGGCATCCTGGGCGGGCTCTCCGTCCTCGGCACGACCGGGATCGTCGTCCCCTACTCGTGCTCGGCCTGGATCGACTCCATCCGGCGCGGCGTGGACGTCGCCCGCGCGGCGGGCCGCACCCATCTCGCCGGCTGCACCGGCTCCACGTCCGAGAAGACCGTCGTGGCCCTGTACGGGCTGCCGGAGGACGCGCTGCTCGACATGGGCGACTTCGCGGGCGCGGTGCTCAAGTACGTACGCCGCCACCCTGTGGAACGCCTCACCGTCTGTGGCGGATTCGCCAAGCTCTCCAAGCTCGCCGCCGGCCATCTGGACCTGCACTCCGGCCGCTCCCAGGTCGACAAGTCGTTCCTGGCCGAGCTGGCCCGGCAGGGTGGCGCGGACGAGGCGCTGGCGGCGGAGGTGGCGGTCGCCAACACGGGGCTGGCGGCGCTGCAGATGTGCCGTGCGGCCGGCGTCCCGCTCGGCGACCTGGTGGCGGCGGCCGCGCGCGACCAGGCGCTGGCGGTGCTGCGGGGTGCGCCGGTGGCGGTGGACGTGGTGTGCATCGACCGCGGCGGGACGGTGGTGGGGCAGGCGGAGCCGCGGGGAGCGTGA